A stretch of the Coprobacillus cateniformis genome encodes the following:
- a CDS encoding BglG family transcription antiterminator, producing MSNSMTKRQQRIFLLFLDGLECLTSQKLSLLLNVSKKTIQNDIKILNQMIKDFAEIQSIPSKGYQLRIYNDELLNQFQETFRHEWSDFVPSNPLERAYYILGLMLKNQDFIKIDDLSELLYIERTSISRSVKIMRECLEVYGLEIIQKTGRGLKIIGNEFRYRQCMAEYIYHKPDILVTKIGKNQKFMNALKELIFNDGMTMPERVFQNFVIHIQVQLDRIENHCFIDFMQNEIENIENEYEYLVAKDVTQLIKKYFGIDFNRKETAYLAIHIIGKKSNSTSAIESCINNQLKKEIDDIVQNMLERVNHVFHVDLHLDMYLRKAVGIHIHPMENRLKFNTYLRNPLIDFIKEKYLLAYMMSLEAWKAIALHNNYVNIEDEIGYIAIHFQYALERRKRNLSKKRVLLVNDYSIAISELLSFSILKTYRDLLVIENTISASELDNYNLLDYDCLITTVPIITQSHIPIIKVNPISTEKDLEILKEYLHFHIPYSLKDFIKSEDIYYINVESKEEVYGYIYHQEKEIQEIELSHQILIHYVRDNDNSHIVIYVLNKPILWKNKFIKVIIVLYIHMHSEEMIECIQRFLSDQRNIDMLIQSSNQQEIINYILQEKNTEP from the coding sequence GGCAACAACGTATTTTCTTATTATTTCTTGATGGTTTAGAATGTTTGACAAGTCAGAAGTTATCTTTACTTTTAAATGTAAGTAAAAAAACAATCCAAAATGATATTAAAATCTTAAATCAAATGATTAAAGATTTTGCAGAAATACAATCTATACCCTCAAAAGGATATCAATTAAGGATTTATAATGATGAGTTATTGAATCAATTTCAAGAAACTTTTCGTCATGAATGGAGTGACTTTGTTCCTTCTAATCCCTTAGAAAGAGCGTATTATATTTTAGGCTTAATGTTAAAGAATCAAGATTTTATTAAGATTGATGATTTATCTGAATTATTATATATAGAAAGAACATCTATCAGTCGAAGTGTGAAAATTATGCGAGAATGTTTAGAAGTATATGGCTTAGAAATTATTCAAAAAACTGGTAGAGGATTAAAAATTATTGGTAATGAATTTAGATATAGACAATGCATGGCTGAATATATTTATCATAAACCAGATATATTAGTAACAAAAATTGGTAAAAATCAAAAGTTTATGAATGCTTTAAAAGAACTTATTTTTAATGATGGAATGACCATGCCAGAACGTGTTTTTCAAAATTTTGTGATTCATATTCAAGTCCAGTTAGATCGTATAGAAAATCATTGCTTTATTGATTTTATGCAGAATGAAATTGAAAATATAGAAAATGAATATGAGTATTTGGTTGCCAAAGATGTCACTCAGCTTATTAAAAAATATTTTGGAATTGATTTTAATAGAAAAGAAACAGCTTATTTAGCTATTCATATTATTGGTAAGAAGAGTAATTCAACAAGTGCTATTGAAAGCTGTATTAATAATCAGTTGAAGAAAGAAATAGATGATATTGTTCAAAATATGTTAGAACGTGTGAATCATGTTTTTCATGTTGATTTGCATCTGGATATGTATTTAAGAAAAGCAGTTGGTATTCATATACATCCCATGGAAAATCGTTTGAAATTCAATACATATTTAAGAAATCCATTAATTGATTTTATTAAAGAAAAATATTTATTGGCATATATGATGAGTTTAGAAGCATGGAAAGCGATTGCTTTACATAATAATTATGTGAATATTGAAGATGAGATAGGTTATATTGCTATTCATTTTCAGTATGCTTTAGAAAGAAGAAAACGTAATTTATCTAAGAAAAGAGTTTTATTGGTTAATGATTATAGTATTGCAATTAGTGAATTATTGAGTTTTTCTATCTTAAAGACATATCGGGACCTTTTGGTTATTGAAAATACAATTTCAGCAAGTGAACTTGATAATTATAATTTGTTAGATTATGATTGTCTCATAACGACTGTTCCAATCATAACACAATCACATATTCCAATTATTAAAGTCAATCCAATTAGTACAGAAAAAGATTTAGAAATATTGAAAGAATATCTTCATTTTCATATTCCATATTCATTAAAAGATTTTATAAAGAGCGAAGATATATATTATATTAATGTTGAGTCTAAAGAAGAAGTCTATGGGTATATATATCATCAAGAAAAAGAGATTCAAGAAATTGAACTCTCTCATCAGATTTTAATTCATTATGTTAGAGATAATGATAACAGTCATATTGTTATTTATGTGTTAAATAAACCTATTTTATGGAAAAACAAATTTATAAAAGTAATTATTGTTTTATACATTCATATGCATAGTGAAGAGATGATAGAGTGTATACAAAGATTTTTGTCAGATCAAAGAAATATTGATATGCTTATTCAATCATCAAATCAACAAGAAATAATAAACTATATACTTCAGGAGAAAAATACCGAACCATAA
- the gltX gene encoding glutamate--tRNA ligase, which produces MKMRTRFAPSPTGYMHIGNLRTALYCYLIAKHDHGDFILRIEDTDQQREVEGAIDLIYQVMEETGLHYDEGPDIDGGVGPYIQSQRLDIYHEYAQKLIDLGGAHYCFCEGELEGEDPCLHLSQQEIQDKLDAGISHVIRQTIPTTGTTSFDDEVYGHIEVENKTLNEGILIKSDGYPTYNFANVIDDHLMNISHVVRGNEYLSSTPKYNLIYKTFDWEIPTYIHLPPVNKDETHKLSKRNGDASYQDLKEKGYLKEAIINYIALLGWSPADEEILSLDDLIAQFNIEHISKSPAIFDIDKLNWMNGMYLREMPLNQFHELLLPYYHSITRKVDLLELSKVLQPRLEKLSDVEESIDFINQAHPFDASIYTHKKMKTNPENSLEALELVKERIADFDDFNNDEAMTEFFVNLAKEKELKNGRIMWPVRVALTNKSFTPGGAVEIAHILGKEETSRRIDQAIIDLQNVIQ; this is translated from the coding sequence ATGAAAATGAGAACACGTTTTGCCCCTAGCCCTACAGGCTATATGCATATTGGAAATCTAAGAACTGCTTTGTACTGTTATTTAATTGCAAAACATGATCATGGTGATTTTATTTTGAGAATTGAGGATACTGATCAACAAAGGGAAGTTGAAGGTGCTATTGATTTGATTTATCAAGTTATGGAAGAAACTGGTCTTCATTATGATGAAGGACCTGATATTGATGGCGGTGTTGGTCCATATATCCAATCACAAAGATTAGATATCTATCATGAGTATGCTCAAAAACTCATTGATTTAGGTGGTGCACACTATTGTTTCTGTGAAGGTGAATTAGAAGGAGAAGATCCATGTTTACATTTATCACAGCAAGAGATTCAAGATAAGTTAGATGCAGGAATCTCTCATGTGATTAGACAAACAATTCCAACAACAGGAACTACTTCATTTGATGATGAAGTTTATGGTCACATTGAAGTAGAAAACAAGACTTTAAATGAAGGAATACTTATAAAAAGTGATGGTTATCCAACATATAACTTTGCCAATGTTATTGATGATCATTTGATGAATATCAGTCATGTTGTAAGAGGAAATGAATATTTATCTAGTACTCCAAAATATAATTTAATTTATAAAACTTTTGATTGGGAAATTCCTACATATATTCATCTACCACCAGTCAATAAAGATGAAACACATAAATTAAGCAAACGTAATGGTGATGCTTCTTATCAGGACTTAAAAGAAAAAGGATATCTTAAAGAAGCCATTATTAACTATATTGCTTTACTTGGATGGTCACCAGCAGATGAAGAAATTCTTTCTTTAGATGATCTCATTGCCCAATTTAATATTGAACACATTTCTAAGTCACCTGCTATTTTTGACATAGATAAACTCAATTGGATGAATGGAATGTACTTAAGAGAAATGCCTCTTAATCAATTCCATGAATTGTTATTGCCTTATTATCACTCAATAACAAGAAAAGTTGATTTATTAGAATTGTCTAAAGTATTACAACCAAGATTAGAAAAACTATCTGATGTTGAAGAAAGTATTGATTTTATCAATCAGGCACATCCGTTTGATGCCTCTATCTATACACATAAAAAAATGAAAACAAATCCTGAAAATTCTTTAGAAGCTTTAGAACTTGTTAAAGAAAGAATTGCTGATTTTGATGATTTTAATAACGATGAAGCTATGACAGAATTCTTTGTGAATCTCGCAAAAGAAAAAGAATTAAAAAATGGACGCATTATGTGGCCCGTTCGTGTCGCATTAACAAACAAATCATTTACACCTGGTGGTGCTGTAGAAATTGCTCATATTCTTGGTAAAGAGGAAACATCAAGAAGAATAGATCAAGCAATAATAGATTTACAAAATGTTATACAATAA
- a CDS encoding RtcB family protein — protein MGIKIIKNNKLWMEDEAIHQLENIASFEGVYDIAGLPDLHPGKTPIGATICSQHRIYPFLIGNDIGCGMSLFDTNIKLKKMHIDKVLKRLEHTNLVGKYSIGGGNHFAEIQLIDKIYNQEFANHLSLEKSHVYLLIHSGSRTMGEEIYRQYSSIHGLIEGTEEFYNYLLKHNSAVLYAKENRQEVANDFMKLIHIQYKNQLCIDCTHNYLEIIDGNYYHHKGSVSALENEYAIIAGSRGSYSYIVKCIPQSDTLFSISHGAGRKWARSLCKGRLENKYKKDELKKSKLGSTVVTHHKSLLYEEATEAYKNIDDVINTLLEYQCIELVVRLKPMVTYKC, from the coding sequence ATGGGAATAAAAATAATAAAAAATAACAAGTTATGGATGGAAGATGAAGCTATTCATCAACTTGAAAATATTGCTTCTTTTGAAGGTGTATATGATATTGCTGGATTACCGGATTTACATCCAGGAAAGACACCAATTGGAGCAACGATTTGTAGTCAACATAGAATATATCCGTTTTTGATTGGAAATGATATAGGATGTGGTATGTCCTTATTTGATACCAATATCAAGTTAAAGAAAATGCATATTGATAAAGTCTTAAAAAGATTAGAACATACAAATCTTGTTGGAAAATATTCTATTGGAGGAGGTAATCATTTTGCAGAAATTCAATTAATAGATAAGATTTATAATCAAGAATTTGCTAATCATTTATCACTTGAAAAAAGTCATGTTTATTTACTTATTCATAGTGGTTCAAGAACTATGGGAGAAGAGATATACCGCCAATATAGCTCAATTCATGGTTTAATAGAAGGGACTGAAGAGTTTTATAATTATCTTCTAAAGCACAATAGTGCAGTTCTATATGCAAAAGAAAATAGACAAGAAGTGGCTAATGACTTTATGAAATTAATTCATATTCAATATAAAAATCAATTGTGTATTGATTGTACGCATAATTATTTAGAAATTATTGATGGTAACTATTATCATCATAAGGGAAGTGTTTCTGCACTTGAAAATGAGTATGCTATTATTGCAGGGTCAAGAGGAAGTTATTCGTATATTGTCAAATGTATACCACAATCTGATACACTTTTTTCGATTTCACATGGAGCAGGTAGAAAATGGGCAAGAAGCCTTTGTAAAGGGAGACTTGAAAACAAATACAAGAAAGATGAGCTTAAAAAATCTAAATTAGGAAGCACAGTTGTCACTCATCATAAATCACTTTTATATGAAGAAGCAACCGAAGCATATAAGAATATTGATGATGTTATAAATACACTTTTAGAATATCAATGTATAGAATTAGTTGTCCGACTTAAGCCTATGGTGACTTATAAATGTTAA
- the prfH gene encoding peptide chain release factor H, which yields MLIQINSGQGPKECEYACYMLYQELLKEYSSLEVVSRYVSDQKCLKSITFSIHEDLSYLEGTVQWICQSPFRPHHKRRNWFVDISIIKEELKIENVEDIKFETFRSSGKGGQNVNKVSTAIRAIHIPTGISVVAMDQRSQLQNKKIAYLRLMEKINQVNSSHHKRIDYLNWNKHNQIVRGNPIRVYSGMKFKRIK from the coding sequence ATGTTAATTCAGATAAATAGTGGTCAAGGACCAAAAGAATGCGAATATGCGTGTTATATGCTTTATCAAGAACTATTAAAAGAATATTCATCATTAGAAGTGGTTTCAAGGTATGTGAGTGATCAAAAATGTTTGAAAAGTATAACGTTCTCTATTCATGAAGATTTATCTTATTTAGAAGGGACAGTACAGTGGATATGTCAAAGTCCTTTTCGACCACATCATAAAAGAAGGAATTGGTTCGTAGATATATCAATAATAAAGGAAGAATTAAAAATAGAAAATGTAGAGGATATAAAATTTGAAACTTTTAGAAGTTCTGGTAAAGGCGGACAGAACGTCAACAAAGTCTCTACTGCCATAAGAGCTATTCATATACCAACAGGGATATCTGTTGTAGCAATGGATCAAAGAAGTCAATTACAAAACAAAAAGATTGCTTATTTAAGATTGATGGAAAAAATAAATCAAGTGAATTCATCTCACCATAAAAGAATAGACTATCTGAATTGGAATAAACACAATCAAATAGTCAGAGGAAACCCTATCAGAGTTTATAGTGGTATGAAATTTAAAAGAATAAAGTAA
- a CDS encoding helix-turn-helix domain-containing protein: MSIGKKLLYLRQQRGLSQEELASALHVSRQTISKWESDLSLPDMKMMLSISQFYDVSVTELLGVDEKENSQESIEHIYEQTKVVLDKLTKETQKRRTRDWIIIGTCISSIVIMCMFFWLIYFNPETQYIVNNPSIPVSEPETLIDIANSSLQVEKYDLSHLLIYVNCICVLKEYTEQTKVQFGFIDENNKEYIFEASHNEGNRFIFNDKIPFVNYQDIKVYIDNGKTKKVDSFYQADYMYLSRFLQDYVSVYLPQDGQWNLMADCIEFDIKPYYQEEKIKYEGKMAGELHLKVTSMNNNKNEVLLNQKIPLSEKRLLKLSRKIKNKEEIVFDIETIIDGQTYSLYSQIKEIRYGSSMGYTIY, from the coding sequence ATGAGTATTGGAAAAAAGCTTTTATATTTAAGACAACAAAGAGGGCTTTCTCAAGAAGAGTTAGCAAGTGCTTTACACGTTTCTCGACAAACGATTTCAAAATGGGAATCAGATTTAAGTTTACCTGATATGAAAATGATGTTATCGATAAGTCAATTTTATGATGTTTCAGTTACAGAACTTTTAGGTGTAGACGAAAAAGAAAATTCTCAGGAGTCAATTGAACATATATATGAACAAACAAAAGTGGTGTTAGATAAATTAACAAAAGAAACTCAAAAGAGAAGAACAAGAGATTGGATTATTATTGGAACATGTATATCGAGTATTGTTATTATGTGTATGTTTTTTTGGCTGATTTATTTTAATCCAGAGACTCAATATATTGTTAACAATCCTTCCATACCTGTATCAGAACCAGAAACACTTATAGATATAGCTAATTCTTCCTTACAGGTTGAAAAATATGATTTGAGTCATCTTTTGATATACGTTAACTGTATATGTGTATTAAAAGAGTATACTGAGCAAACTAAAGTACAGTTTGGATTTATAGATGAGAATAATAAAGAATATATATTTGAAGCATCTCATAATGAAGGAAATCGTTTTATATTTAATGATAAAATTCCATTTGTCAATTATCAAGATATAAAGGTTTATATTGATAATGGAAAAACAAAAAAAGTTGATTCTTTTTATCAAGCAGATTATATGTATTTAAGTCGTTTCCTACAAGATTATGTGAGTGTTTATCTGCCTCAAGATGGTCAATGGAATTTAATGGCTGATTGTATTGAGTTTGATATCAAGCCTTATTATCAGGAAGAAAAAATAAAATATGAAGGCAAAATGGCAGGTGAATTGCATCTTAAAGTAACTTCAATGAACAATAATAAGAATGAAGTTTTATTGAATCAAAAAATACCATTAAGTGAGAAGAGATTATTGAAGTTAAGTCGAAAAATTAAAAATAAAGAGGAAATTGTATTTGATATTGAAACTATTATTGATGGACAAACTTATTCTCTTTATTCACAAATTAAGGAAATAAGATATGGGTCATCTATGGGATATACTATTTATTAA
- a CDS encoding UDP-N-acetylglucosamine 1-carboxyvinyltransferase: protein MSEVIAIEGGYKLNGTVRISGAKNATVALIPAAVLSDGPVEIFGVPEISDVEALAILLEELKCEVEVDGEHIKIDPTHMEDIPLVSDAVNKLRASYYFMGALLGKYKRVKIKMPGGCYLGPRPIDLHLKGFEALGAKITYEDDTYLLEAEELIGTQIYLDFASVGATINIMLAAVRAKGKTVIENAAKEPEIIDVANLLTKMGAKIRGVGTDSITIEGVDHLNGTFHEIIPDRIEAGTFLIIAAAAGEKVIIQNIIPQHLEALISKLKEMGVKMDVVGDSIVIFGSQENLHPVDIKTQTYPGFATDLQQPLTTLLTQAQGESHVKETIYVERFKHCAELNKMGAYIEVGEASSDIHGATSLHGARVQATDLRCGAALVIAGLIAEGKTEITNVYHIDRGYDNIDHKLITLGAHISRYEIDDE from the coding sequence ATGTCAGAAGTTATTGCTATTGAAGGTGGATATAAATTAAATGGTACAGTGAGAATTAGTGGAGCAAAGAATGCAACTGTTGCATTAATTCCTGCAGCAGTGTTATCAGATGGACCTGTAGAGATATTTGGAGTTCCTGAAATTTCAGATGTCGAAGCTCTTGCGATATTATTAGAAGAATTAAAATGCGAAGTAGAAGTTGATGGAGAACATATAAAAATTGACCCAACACATATGGAGGATATTCCACTTGTGAGTGATGCTGTCAATAAATTAAGAGCATCTTATTATTTTATGGGAGCATTGTTAGGTAAATATAAAAGAGTAAAAATTAAAATGCCTGGTGGCTGTTATTTAGGACCACGTCCTATTGATTTACATTTAAAGGGATTTGAAGCTTTAGGGGCTAAAATCACTTATGAAGATGATACTTATTTATTAGAAGCAGAAGAATTGATTGGAACACAGATATATTTAGATTTTGCTTCTGTTGGAGCAACTATTAATATTATGTTAGCAGCTGTGAGAGCTAAAGGAAAAACAGTTATTGAAAATGCTGCTAAAGAACCTGAAATTATTGACGTTGCTAATCTTTTAACAAAAATGGGAGCAAAAATTAGAGGTGTTGGGACAGATAGTATTACAATTGAGGGTGTTGATCATTTAAATGGCACTTTTCATGAAATTATACCAGATCGTATTGAAGCAGGAACATTCTTGATTATTGCAGCTGCAGCTGGTGAAAAAGTCATTATTCAAAATATTATTCCACAGCATTTAGAAGCATTGATTTCTAAACTTAAGGAAATGGGTGTGAAAATGGATGTTGTTGGTGATAGTATAGTTATCTTTGGAAGCCAAGAAAATCTTCATCCAGTTGATATTAAAACCCAAACATATCCAGGGTTTGCTACTGACTTGCAGCAACCATTAACAACTTTATTAACACAGGCACAAGGTGAGTCACATGTAAAAGAAACGATATATGTTGAGCGTTTTAAACATTGTGCTGAATTAAATAAAATGGGAGCTTATATTGAAGTAGGAGAAGCTTCTAGTGATATTCATGGTGCAACATCATTGCATGGAGCAAGAGTTCAGGCAACTGATTTAAGATGTGGAGCAGCATTGGTTATTGCAGGGCTTATTGCTGAAGGAAAGACTGAGATTACAAATGTTTATCATATTGATCGAGGATATGATAATATTGATCATAAATTAATTACTTTAGGTGCACATATTTCTCGTTATGAAATTGATGATGAATAA
- the rpmE gene encoding 50S ribosomal protein L31 → MKKGIHPDYKKVKVVCTSCGNEFETGSVLDEIRVDTCSNCHPFYTGKQRFASADGRVDKFNKKYGLK, encoded by the coding sequence ATGAAAAAAGGAATTCATCCAGATTATAAAAAAGTAAAAGTTGTTTGTACTTCTTGTGGAAACGAATTTGAAACTGGATCAGTATTAGACGAAATTCGTGTTGATACTTGTTCTAATTGTCATCCATTCTATACTGGGAAACAAAGATTTGCTAGTGCAGATGGACGTGTTGATAAATTCAACAAAAAATACGGACTTAAATAA